A DNA window from Bradyrhizobium barranii subsp. barranii contains the following coding sequences:
- a CDS encoding MFS transporter: MTQVLAGQARGPLGVVAALGTAQTVAWASSYYLPAILAAPIARDLGLAPTYVFGALSGALVISGLLGPRVGHAIDTFGGRSLLAISNLVFVAGLLLLSVAHGVAVLITAWALLGIGMGMGLYEAAFATLARIYGTNARRTITGITLIAGFASTLGWPLTTWLASEYGWRVACQIWAAIHIAVALPLNLSLPRAVPLDQQARPGPGAIQQSGRQSETFAMVLLAYMFAAASFVSSGISAILPTMLVAFGATPAQALLAGALVGPAQVGARLLEAGWLARFHPLLSARLAMLMNPIGVVALVMGGPLLASTFTVLYGAGNGIITIARGTLPLALFGPAGFGKRVGMISLPSRLTGAAAPLTLGLMVEHIGSSALWISALVSVSAFFALLLLRTERATSKPLQVGEQNS; the protein is encoded by the coding sequence ATGACGCAAGTTCTCGCGGGCCAAGCCCGAGGCCCGCTCGGCGTCGTCGCCGCGCTCGGCACCGCGCAAACGGTTGCATGGGCGTCGAGCTATTATCTTCCGGCCATCCTGGCTGCGCCGATTGCGCGCGATCTCGGTCTCGCGCCGACTTACGTGTTCGGCGCGCTGTCGGGAGCGCTCGTCATCTCTGGTCTGCTCGGCCCGCGCGTGGGGCATGCCATCGATACGTTTGGCGGGCGCAGCCTGCTTGCCATTTCGAACCTCGTGTTTGTGGCAGGCCTGCTCCTGCTGTCCGTGGCCCATGGCGTAGCGGTGCTGATTACGGCCTGGGCGTTGCTGGGGATCGGCATGGGCATGGGCCTCTATGAGGCGGCCTTTGCGACGCTTGCGCGCATCTACGGTACCAATGCACGACGAACCATCACCGGCATCACGCTGATCGCCGGTTTCGCCAGCACGCTCGGCTGGCCCCTCACGACCTGGCTCGCGTCGGAGTACGGCTGGCGCGTCGCCTGTCAGATATGGGCGGCGATCCATATCGCTGTTGCGTTGCCGCTCAATCTCTCGCTGCCGCGCGCCGTCCCATTGGACCAGCAGGCTCGACCGGGGCCGGGTGCAATCCAGCAATCCGGACGCCAGAGCGAGACCTTCGCGATGGTGCTGCTGGCTTACATGTTCGCGGCAGCTAGCTTCGTCAGTTCGGGCATCTCGGCCATTCTGCCGACCATGCTGGTTGCGTTCGGCGCGACACCGGCTCAGGCCCTGCTCGCGGGCGCGCTGGTCGGGCCTGCACAAGTCGGCGCGCGTCTGTTGGAAGCAGGATGGCTCGCCCGGTTTCACCCGCTGCTGTCGGCGAGGCTGGCCATGCTGATGAATCCGATCGGCGTCGTTGCGCTGGTGATGGGCGGACCCTTGCTCGCGTCGACGTTCACGGTGCTGTACGGAGCGGGCAACGGCATCATCACCATTGCCCGTGGTACGCTTCCATTGGCGCTGTTTGGGCCGGCCGGATTCGGCAAGCGGGTCGGCATGATCTCGCTGCCTTCTAGACTGACGGGCGCCGCCGCGCCGCTCACACTGGGGCTGATGGTCGAGCACATCGGCAGCAGTGCGCTGTGGATCAGCGCGCTCGTCTCGGTCTCGGCCTTCTTCGCGCTCTTGCTGCTTCGTACGGAGCGGGCAACATCAAAGCCGCTTCAGGTGGGAGAACAAAATTCATAA
- a CDS encoding MFS transporter: MCIGQVGNLLPHVTLPANLAQHLMPEWGLSAAEGGLMASGYAFGYMLAVPVLTTLTDRIDARIVLLWGSIVSGLATAAFGIFAEGFWSATAIWSLAGLGFAGAYMPGLKALTDRLPAGDTSRAVTLYTSSFSVGVGLSFLVAQLIADRWGWRTAFLVTGLGPVAMVVACLLMREQRPAPKAGRLLNFAPVFANREALGYILGYGAHCFELYGIRTWLVGFWTFVVAHQGAPSWLSPVVLSFCFAVISMPASILGNEAALKFGRHRAITIVMIASACVALIIGLNATAPAWVLALLLLAYGLTVPADSGALTAGMSAAATSEHRGATLALHSTVGFGLSAVGAWGTGAALDAAGGPQSATGWLLAFIVLAAGIALGPFALLWARISRTHHV; this comes from the coding sequence ATGTGCATAGGGCAGGTCGGCAACCTGCTGCCGCATGTGACGTTGCCCGCAAATCTGGCGCAGCATTTGATGCCGGAGTGGGGCCTCTCCGCCGCCGAAGGCGGCTTGATGGCGAGCGGTTATGCGTTCGGTTACATGCTCGCGGTGCCCGTGCTGACGACGTTGACCGACCGGATCGACGCGCGGATTGTCCTGCTCTGGGGCTCGATCGTCAGCGGGCTCGCGACCGCAGCGTTCGGAATCTTCGCAGAAGGGTTCTGGTCGGCGACTGCGATCTGGTCCCTTGCAGGACTTGGATTTGCGGGCGCCTATATGCCGGGCCTGAAGGCGCTGACGGACCGGCTTCCCGCCGGCGACACCTCGCGCGCCGTCACGTTGTACACTTCGAGCTTCTCGGTCGGCGTCGGCCTCTCGTTCCTGGTCGCGCAACTGATCGCCGACCGCTGGGGGTGGCGCACCGCCTTCCTCGTCACCGGCCTCGGTCCCGTCGCCATGGTCGTCGCGTGCCTTCTGATGCGGGAGCAGCGGCCCGCGCCGAAGGCGGGGCGTCTGCTCAACTTCGCACCCGTCTTCGCCAACCGCGAGGCGCTCGGTTACATCCTCGGCTACGGCGCGCACTGCTTCGAGCTTTACGGCATCCGTACCTGGCTGGTCGGGTTCTGGACGTTCGTGGTCGCTCATCAAGGCGCGCCGTCTTGGTTGAGCCCCGTCGTGCTGAGCTTCTGCTTCGCGGTGATCTCGATGCCCGCAAGCATCCTCGGCAACGAGGCCGCGCTGAAATTCGGCCGCCATCGGGCGATCACGATCGTCATGATCGCATCGGCCTGCGTCGCACTTATCATCGGGCTCAACGCGACGGCGCCGGCATGGGTGCTCGCGCTGCTGCTGCTCGCCTATGGCCTGACCGTGCCCGCCGATTCAGGTGCGTTGACTGCCGGCATGTCTGCCGCGGCGACTTCCGAACATCGCGGCGCAACCCTGGCCTTGCATTCGACGGTCGGCTTCGGTCTGTCGGCGGTTGGAGCCTGGGGAACCGGCGCCGCGCTCGACGCGGCCGGCGGTCCGCAGAGCGCGACCGGCTGGCTGCTGGCGTTCATCGTTCTTGCGGCCGGAATTGCGTTGGGTCCGTTCGCGCTGCTCTGGGCGCGGATTAGTCGAACACATCACGTCTGA
- a CDS encoding sulfite exporter TauE/SafE family protein: MRNNSAAFGSGAIIGTLGGLIGLGGAEFRLPLLISLFRFRGLEAVVLNKATSLIVVASALPFRARAVPFAEIYAHWPVILNLLAGSLVGAYAGASWATRLKSETLYKVIAVLLLLIAGVLLFAHSTAAAPAPALTGMYLIVAGVAAGFLIGIVASLLGIAGGEFLIPTLILLFGADVKLAGSLSLAVSLPTMLVGFARYSRDQSFSVLRANWQFMLAMAIGSIVGTFIGGLLLGIVPNSILLPGLAVILVISAVEIWRHE, from the coding sequence ATGCGAAACAATTCCGCCGCGTTCGGCTCGGGCGCAATCATCGGTACCTTGGGCGGCCTCATCGGCCTCGGGGGCGCCGAATTTCGTCTGCCGCTCCTCATCAGCTTGTTCAGGTTTCGCGGTCTTGAAGCCGTGGTCCTCAACAAGGCGACGAGCCTGATCGTGGTGGCCAGCGCACTGCCATTTCGTGCCCGCGCCGTTCCCTTTGCCGAAATATATGCGCATTGGCCGGTCATCCTGAACCTGCTGGCGGGCAGCCTTGTTGGCGCCTATGCCGGGGCATCCTGGGCGACGCGCCTCAAGTCCGAAACGCTCTACAAGGTCATAGCGGTCTTGTTGCTGCTGATCGCAGGTGTGCTTCTGTTCGCACACAGCACTGCGGCAGCACCCGCCCCGGCGCTGACTGGCATGTACCTGATTGTCGCGGGTGTAGCGGCAGGCTTCCTGATAGGCATCGTGGCGTCGTTGCTCGGCATTGCCGGTGGAGAATTCCTGATCCCCACCCTGATCCTGTTGTTCGGCGCGGACGTCAAGCTGGCAGGCAGCCTCTCACTTGCGGTGAGCCTTCCGACGATGCTCGTGGGATTCGCGCGTTATAGTCGCGATCAGAGTTTTTCAGTGCTCCGCGCCAACTGGCAGTTCATGCTTGCAATGGCGATCGGATCGATCGTCGGCACATTCATCGGCGGCTTGCTTCTCGGTATTGTCCCGAATTCGATTCTTCTGCCGGGATTGGCTGTGATCCTGGTCATCTCAGCCGTGGAGATATGGCGGCACGAGTAG